The following is a genomic window from Eubalaena glacialis isolate mEubGla1 chromosome 18, mEubGla1.1.hap2.+ XY, whole genome shotgun sequence.
taattaggtcccatttgtttatttttgtttttatttccattactctgggagatggatcaaaaaactATTGTTGcgatttatatcagagaatgttctgcctatgttttcctctaagagttttatagtgtctggtctcacagttaggtctttaatccattttgagtttatttttgtgtatggtcttaaagaatgttctactttaatttttttacatgtagctgtccagttttcccagcactatttttttttaaattttatttatttttggctgcgttgggtctttgttgctgcgtgggctttctctagctgtggcgagcgggggctactcttcgttgtggtgcatgggcttctcattgcagtggcttctcttgttgtggagcacgggtccTAGAGCaagtgggctttagtagttgtggcacacgggctcagtagttgtggcttgtggtctctagagcacaggctcagtaattgtggcgcacgggcttagttgctccacagcatgtgggatcttcccagaccagggattgaacctgtgtcccctgcattggtaagtggattcttaaccaattcTAAACCCCTACTCATTTCAGGAGCTGAAATGTCTctagtggattcttaaccactgcaccaccagggaagtcccccaacactatttattgaagagattgtctttcctccattgtatagtcttgcctcgtTTGccacagattaattgaccataggtgcttgggtttgtttctgggctttctatcctgttctattgatctatattactgtttttggtgccagtaccatactgttttgatgactatagctttgtagtatagtctgaagtcagggagcatgactcctccaactccatttttctttctcaagtttgctttggctattcagggtcttttgtgtctccacacaaattttaagatttttttgttctagttctgtaaaaaatgccattttaaaatttgataggtattgcatggaatctgtagattgccttgggtagtatagtaattttgacaatgttgattcttccaatccaagaacatggtatatctttccatctgtttgtgtcattgtcgatttctttcatcagcatcttatagttttcagagtacaggtcttttatctccttaggtaggtttactcctagttattttattctttttgatgcaatggtaaatggaagtatttcttgaatttctctttctgatctttcattgttagtgtataaaaatgcaacagatttctgtgtattaattttgtaacctgcaactttaccaaattcattgatgagctcgagtagttttctggtagtgtctttaggattttctatgtatagtatcatgtcatctgcaaacagtgagagtttaacttcttttcccatttggattccttttatttctttttcttctctgattgccatagctaggacttccaaaactatgttgaataaaagtggcaagtcACTTGTCTTATCTTGTtcttaatcttagaggaaatgcttttagcttttcaccattgagtaggatgttagctgtaggtttttatggcctttattaagttgaggtatgttccctccatACTATCAGCTATCTTGTTGCTTGTCAAAGACATGTTGACTGAAGTTTTGGAAGATGTTTCATGACCTTCAATATGCAAGAAAAGACAGGGCATAAGGGAGAGCTGGAGAGGGATATCTTTCTGGCCTTGATAATCATTGATTGCTTTCTGACCTAGCAagtaaaatttattgagattattCTCTATCTgagatattttccatttcttttaaaatctgaaacCTGTCTGTAAAGGAGAGCAAATAATCACACGCCATTTTCTGCCAAGATAGCGGGTGACCTTCTAACCGTCGAAGCCCATGTGCAAAGGGGGCATCTTACCTGGGAAACAAAGGTTTGGCATTCCATGGTCTCATCTCCTTTATGGAAACTGATTTAGCAATCCACCTGAAATTGCAGCAACAGTGAATGCACAGGGAGTTGAAATTATCTCTGAAAATTCTTATGAAACGGATATTACaaaaagttaataataatgattatgtAGTTATGCAACgaaattgacaaaaattgtagAGAAACGTATGTTACAGGCGAAAGAAAGTTAAGATCTTAGTGAAGTGGGAGTGAGAGACAGAGACGTCTGAAAAAGTCATAGAATGAAATTGAACCTCTGGCTGTGCTAGAACTTTGGCCACACTCAGGGTTTTACCTCCAAACAGTGCTTCCTTTTCACATTTGAAAACGTTGGACTCTAACAACTTGGAGAGATAGGGTCGAGATGACATTTTGAAGAACTTActggaaatgtaaaaaataaataggagaaCCATAATGTCATGTGTATTTACTGCTCTAACACGTGTTCAATAAACCCCTACTCAGTTTCAGGAACAGTGGTAGGTTCATGAGACACATCTGCAATAGGGTGGCCAGTTCTGTCTATACAGGGTATTTCCTGTATTTAATGATTTTCATCCCGGTTCCTATACTGATTTGTCAGGCTGCCTTAAGTCTCTTGTAGTCCGCTTTTTGAAATGCTTTGCAAAAACTTGACACAGTGCAATTGTTCAATCAATATTGGAAATGATGGGCAGTCAACTATAAAACAGCATGTAATAACAGTTAAGCATGAGAGATATAAGTTTTCCACTACTAGCAAAGAAGACGATAAAATAAGATTGTTATTAAGAAGAATGTGggtaaaaaagatttttaaaaatcaaaggagaAGTTGTAGTGGTCTTCCACACTGTACAGCATCATCTGTCCTCCAGCTCACAATGCTACTTATAGCCTGTGTCTCCGTGAGGAATGTTCAGTGGACAAAGGAATCAAATCAATTGGATGAGACTACCCTGGAAACtatgaaacaaattaaatggaATATAGAGGGTAACTACAAggaattttataaacaaatactACAAAACAAGGAAAAGTTAAGGAGAAGCAAATTACCAGGTAAGTATACTTAAAGAGGTATGAAACTTAGTTATAATTTCCTTCAGAAACACAACAAATGATTTttatataagtatgtcccatgcaacaTTTTCCTCTTATTTCAGTGTATATGTGCATAGGGAGttagaaaaattcaaaatttactGGGCCAGATATTGTTTACTAAATCTAGCAAGCCTACTTTTCCACATTATTATACCTAATAACCCTCTCAAGTAATTTCTGCTACTCATCCCCTCAATGGTAAATTCTGCATGTTGGGAGGCCTTTTTCTTTAAGGGAGAAAAATTCCACCAGAAGAATAATATTATAAACCTGAATTGGAATATGAGACAGCCATTGGTCATTTTGGGCTCCTCATGCCACttaggaaaaaagggaaatgcTCTACTGCCCAGGTGATGATGATTACTCTTTTTTACCAAGAGGAAACTGAGTTGCTGCTCTCAATGGAATCCTGGAGCACTATGTACGGAATCTGGGGCATTCTCCAGGGAATGTGACGGTAAATCCATGTCCAAAAATAAACCTGCAACAACACGATGAAGGCAGGATCCCTTGGAGAGTCGGACCATTCTGGTTTTGAATTTTTGGTTCATCCaccaaattaaaaagcaaaccaaaacaaagaaaccTCTGCCTAGCTGAAGGTTTGGCAAAGACAAAGGTGTAGGATGGGTGATGGACAAtgagtgaaaattaaaataaagttcaaCATGTGACCAGTTAAGAAAACAAGAAATCTCACTATTGtggatatcttctttttttaggtAGGAGAGATAGACTATACAAATTGGCAACAGGCAcagcaaatataaaatagaactcAAGACTGCTCTCATGAACCTAataagagttgttgattttcagtatTTTCAGCTTTTACTTGCTGTTAGGATGGAGTGGTAACTTCCAGCTTCTTACAGGACAGAAAACGGAAGTCTCTCtatctgttcttattttcttcatttctagggTCTTTGACTTATTTCTTAATAAGAATCTAAAACTCGTATGTCTAAAATTACACAAATATAGGCACATTTAGATATTTTAAGTATCTTCTCTTAATGCCTCAAATCTCTAAATTTTGACTGTTATGAACTTCATGAAACAGAAAGACTTAAATTCAGAtacaattatcttaaatttttcATTAAGTACATTGTGCACATTGGGACTTTAAAAATACAACCAGACAGTGGCCTCTGTGATTGTTTCCTAGCTCTCACTCTAAAActattcttttgatttcctgGTCTATAATGCCTGCTGACCtttgtaaattttcattttctcaagagCCACCTGGTTTGAGGATTACATGATAAAAAGATGACCTCAGAAGGAAGGAATTGTaccagcagactgcctttggtCTTGACTGCAACTCTTtactgggtctccagcctgctggcctaccctgcagattttaGACTTTGCTGGCCATCACAATCACATCAGctaattcctttaaaaatctctctctcctttctctgtctctacacAAAATGTACGcgctcacacacatacacagatggTTCTATTTCACTGGAGATCCCAATATATCACAgaactgaacacttaaaataATGAGATGATAAAGTTTATGTTAAGtgaattttaccacaaaaaaatgatttttaaaattccctaagAACCTTTATGACACAAAGATACAGCTTAAAGACACTagaaaaaagaagccaaataagagaaaaatctagCACGATATGTCAGTGGAAGCTTGTGTATGACGCAGATGGTTCaaaattctttcatttataatgaATTCATATGAAACTGAATTTCAGTTTAAATTACTTAGTTTCAACTTCACTTCCCACTTTAAACAACTTTTTCTCATTGATTGTgaggaaaaaaaccacatttctTACAAACAATGCAGCTCTAATACATAACAAAGCCTTCCTTATTCTTATTTAGTGTCATTCCTTTGCACACACATGaataatactaaaaatatattcatacacTCAGTGAAAACAGTTGTAACAAGGAAACCTGTAAGATTccctttatatgaaattctagaaaacgGAAACTACAATGTCTACCTGGAGATGGCAACTTGGGTAGGCTTGGGAGAGAGAATACAAAGTGGCTAATGGAAACTCTGTAAGTAATGGACATGTTCATTATCGTGACTACGGTGATAGTCCCATTGTGCACACAGAtgtgaaaatacattttacaattttaatataaatgaaattgagtatgtcagtacctcaataaagctattaataaATATTCCATATAAAATCTGGATCTCCTCTTTCTCTAAATAGCATCATATCAGGCAAACTTGTATTGACCTTCAGAACCCTTCCCCATGTCTTAGGTCAATTCTGATTCCTtctcaaaacagaagaaaatgctGACAAATGCTTCAATATGGGGAAATTATGCTATGCTAAATAAGCCAGTTGCAAAGAGGTGAAAAATGTATGATTATACTTGTATAAAGCATccagagtaatcaaattcatcGACTGAGTGTAAAAAAGAGATTGCCAGGTGAGGTAGGGAGGGAGTAGAaagagatgttgtttaaggggtatagagtttcatttttgcaagatgaaaaaaattctggagattagaTGTGAATTTTTAAACACACTACACCCAACAATTTAAAAGGTAGAGGGTAAAgtttgttacatatattttaccataatcaaaggaaaaaaaatagttctcAGGGACAGATTAGAGCAGACATTTTGCTGAAGTCTTTCTGCATTTGCAATACTCTCTGGTGTGAACTTTTTGGTGCTGAATGAGGTGGGAGTTTTGGCTGAACATATGCCCATATTCGCTACACTTAGACCTTTCTCCATTGTGAAATATATGTTTAATGCGGTTGGAGTTTCACCTGAAGACTTCCATCCATTGTACTTAGAAGGCCTTCGTCTGGTGTGAACTCGATGTCTAACGAGTGGGGAGCTGTACCAAAACAACTTTCCATGCTCACTGTACTGAGAAGGCCCACTCCAACATAACTCATGAGGTACTTCTCCAGTGTTAGGAGTTTGTAGTAGTACCTAATTTACCATAACCTCTGCACTCGTaaggtcttttgttttttaattgaagtatagttgatttacaatgtttcaggtgtacagcaaagtgatttagtttatatatatatatataattcttttccagattcttttccattataagttattacaagatattgaatatagttccctgtgctatacagtaggccctttcATAAGTCCTTTACCACTGTGAATTCTCTGCTTCATGAGGTTGGAGTTGTATCTAAAGAATTCCCCACATTCACAGCACTCATATTGTCTTCAGTGTGGATTTTCTGGTGATGAACAAGGTGGGACTTCCTAATGAAGGCTTTCTGACATCtactgcactcataaggcctttctccagtatGGATTTTCTGATGCTCAACAAGTATATGCTTGTggctaaaggctttcccacactctCTGCACTCATAAGGCCTCTCTCCTGTGTGATTTCTCCAATGTTTAATGAGGTTGGAGTTGTACCGAAagaatttcccacattcactgcactcgaAAGGCCTCTCTCCACTGTGAACTCTCTTATGTCTAGTGAGTCTGCAGTGGTACCTAAACgccttcccacattcactgcactcgtaaggcctttctccagtgtgatTTTGCCAATGTTTAATGAGTTTGGACTTGGACTTAAAGTATTCCCCACACAagctgcactcataaggcctttctacAGTATGAACTCTTTGATGTCTAATGAGGGTGGATGTGTACCTAAAGAATTTCCCACACTCagtgcactcataaggcctttctccagtgtgaactctctGGTGTTTAATGAGTGTGGAATTATACCTAAAAaatttcccacattcattacactTATAAGGCCTTTCTGAAGTATGAACTCTCTGATGTCTAATGAATGTGGAGCTGTACCTGAAAAATTTCCCACATTCGCTGCACTTATAAGGTCGTTCTCCACTGTGAACTCTCCCATGTCTTATCAGTCTATAGTTGTACCTAAAGAATTTTCCACATTCtctgcactcataaggcctttctccattgtgttttcTCTGATGTTTCAGGAAGTTGGCATTGTACTTGAAGAATTCCCCACATTTGCTGCATTCAAAAGGGCTCAATCCAGTGTGAactctctgatgactaatgagtGTGGAGTTGTACCTAAAgcatttcccacattcactgcactgaAAAGGCCTTTCTCCAGTATGGATTCTCTGGTGCTGAACAAGGTGAAACTTTCTAATGAAGGCCATCCCACATTtgctgcactcataaggccttacACCAGTGTGGATTTTCTGGTGCTCAACAAGGATCTGTTTTTGATggaaggctttcccacactgaGTGCACCTGTAATCACTCTGCCCACTAGCAAAAGCTTCCCCACACTCAGTGTCCCTGTGTGGCTTCCCCGCACTGTGAGGGGCCGGCTGCTGCAGAAGGCCTGTGCTGCCTGGGAAGTCCTTTCCGTCTCTGCTGCATGTCAAGGTCCTCTCTGCCGAGTGAATGCTGCTGTTGGTAAGAAATGAAGGCTGCCCCTCATCCCTTCTGGAAAGTTTGTCTCTAATCTGCTCCTTCTGCTGCTGGAAAAGGTTTGCCCCACAAATATATAGCCCTTCATCAGGGTACATTCCGTCATGCTCAGGTAGGTGCAAAAGGTCTTTGGACAGTGGGTCACACATCTCATAGGGCTGGGCCTTCTTGGTGGATGGATCTGGCTTTGGAGTCCCAACCTCTGACATCCCTACAGAAACACTTTGCTCAGAAGGTGCCTCCTCATCCTGGGCTCCATGCCAACAACCTGTAAGCAGAGAAATGCTGGTGAAGTGCATGATGATTTTGGTAGGAGGAGCAGCCCCGTCAGAAATGACACACCGAAGACTAAAGCCAGAGAGAGGAAGGTCTGCTGTGCAGAGATGACCTGCGTAGCTCCCATGATGCGAGAGCCCTGACAATAGGTAAGGACTGAAGGAAGAGTTACTGTCTCAGTCCATTTGGGATgctatgacaaaataccacagactggctggcttataaagaacagaaatttatttctcacacttctggagactGGAACCCATAGATCAGCCTGCACTCTCCTGGGTTGCAGACTTCTCAtagtgtcctcacatggtggaaggagcTAGGAAGCTCtgtggggtcccttttataagggcacaaatctcattcatgagggctctgccctcatgacctaatcaccccaaaggccccatctcctaatactgTCACCTTAGGCATGGGGTTTTCAACATATGGAACATGGGGGAACACAAACAGTCACAccagagcagggaggagaggcaggcCTCCAAGTCAACATGGCCATGGCTACTGGTGACAGGTGAGCACTGTGTCGAAGGTTGTGCCCAGACCTAGAAATACTTGATacaaaagaaatgctaaagttCAAGGACTATTTAAGGATACATGCAGACGTCACGACATCTTACATATAGGTCAAATGTTGAACACTGCGAAGGGAGCAATGAAACAGAACATGTGACAAGTGAGAGTCACAAAAGTGTGGTTGGAGTGTGACAGAAGAAATAAGAATGGGGAAGAAATGAGGTGTGGCACTGGTCTGAGCATCAATCAGTAGTGAACACAGGACAGGTTCCCAGCTCTGACATCACACCCTTTCCCAGGACCTCACACCAAGCCCGGGTACTTCTGAGTGTCTCCTGCCATTGATGTAGTAATGGCCACACTAGACTAGCAGGTACCCAGAGTCCTCCCCGTTGCTGCAGGTGAGCATTGATGTGGCACCTGAAAGAGGTTAGTCTTAcgtgaaagacaaaaaaagaagggGCCAGCACACGTAGACAGAGATCCAACACAGGGTTTCCGGCATTCTAAAATTATAAGAACTTCACAGGGGCGACTGTGGTAACAATCAGTGGTTCCCCAAATTAGTAACTAGGTTGCTGCTAAAATTCCTGGCACAGGAGGCCCTAAGAAATGTCAGCAAGAGGAAGGGGTAAGGCCTGGCACAACAAGGGTCCAAGCATCTAGACTGAGGACCCAACCAAGAACAGGCCAGGTCTGAAGGGGTCTCAGACAAAATCTACATTTCTGACTCCTGAGCCCTATCTTGGAAGGACTCAGAGTAGAAGGCATGGGGCTCCCTGGGGAGAAAAATGACACTGTACACACAGTCCAGCCCTGGCACCAACAACACACATGCCAGGAAACCAGGAAAGGAAGCAGTACCCATGGTCTCAGTGTGGGGAGTACAGAGCTGCCCCCtgggaaaagggaaagaacagaGCACAGCCCAGGGCACTGGGTGAGCGTGTGGACCTTACCTAGGGAGGTCACAAGTGCAAAGTTCTCCGTCATCACAGCATGGTACAAGTGTCTCTGAGCTTCATCAAGGAGGCCCCACTCCTCCTGGGAGAAATACACAGCCACGTCCTCAAAGACCACACGGTCCTGCCAAAACTGGAAGAGTTTGGTTCATGAACAGCTTCTTGTTTTAACCATATTTTTGTGGATGCTGTATTTATCTATTTGCCATCCATTAATTACAGGGCTAAACTAATGGCCAAATTTGTTTACACCTCCCTTGCAATCCAGAGCCCATACTCTCAACCAACTCCTTACCTAACTCTCAGGCACCAGGTCAGTATTTCCCCTGCCCTAAAGCAGCCCAGGGCCAGGTAACAGACAGCTAGGGACAGTTCCCATACCCCAGGTACACAGAATTATACAAACTAGTCACCCATAAACTTTTCATCCAATCCTCCCTGCATTTCCCTCAAAAGTCTAATAAAGGCTCTGACCTTTGGTGTCCCTTAGCTTGTGCTCACGCCTCCTGACCGAATCTGATGCTTCTCCAGGTGGCCCTGTTATATAGTGTACCTCCTCCTCTCGGGAAATATAAGTAATAAAACTGTCTTTCAATGTCGTTGGCCTCTCTGTATCACGACTCACTCGCCTCCACAAGTTAAAATCCTGTGGGTGCAATCACTGATGCACTTCCCTTTCCAGGACCTTCAGCCCTCCCCCTACACATCCGTCCCTGCTCAACCTCCTCCTGGACGTCTCACCATGAAAGATATACCAGGTCCCAGTGGCACCAGTGCCTGCTCTCTCCTCATTACCATTGATCACTGTGTCCAGCACACAGCAAAAAACACATGGGGGAGGGAGCAGAAAACCACCGTCTAGGGTGTGGACCTGCATGCAGGGCCCTACCCCTCTCCTGCCACACAGTTTCCCTGGGGTCCCCCAGATGTTGACCCTCAGACAAACTCAGACTTGTCCCTGTCCTCAAGTGCCCAGTGCCAGGGCCCAGGGCCAACCATTCACACTCCTCCTTACCTGCATCTCACTCGTTGGACTGCACCTTCCTCATGACTCTGACCCTTCCACAGTGACAGTTCCACAGACAGCCCCAGCCCACACCATAGGCACTTCCTTCACCTCCTTACAGGGCACTCTGCACACGGAATCCAGGCAGTGAATGGAAATGCATCCAGCATTCAACTCAGCCCAGTCCTGCCCCTGAACACCAAAGTCCCCTGGGGCCAGGGCCTGCCCCAAGCCCTGCTTAGAAGGTCTCACCACCTGGCcctgttttttccttcctccccagccACCCTTCCTATGTGAGACCTCATGTCCCCTTAGCCCTTTCCCCCTTCCGTGTTGCACGAACTGTCCCATAAGCAGTCAGCACCTTCTCTCCTCGCGTGAAGCCCAGGTACACCAACCTCCCCACCCACACTGTCACTGTGCCCTAAGTCTAGCGACTCTCCTAGCTGATCCCATTTCCTCCCTCAACATCCATCTCGTGTCCGCTCTGGCCTCAGAAAACTCTCACGCCTACATCCCGCTGTCATGCACAGACAAGGAAACTCTGCTCCCTCACCTGTCTTGGTGATGTGCATCACCACCAGCCAGGTACCCAACCCACAGACCTAGTCCTGAGGCCCTTCATTCTCACTCCTTGTCCTCTAATGGCATCGCCACCATAAACTAGAAATGATGCAGCCTAAAACTTACCTTCAGCTTCATCCTAGTCCACACACCGGCCACTCTGTTGTGGCCGTCTCCATCCTGAATCCAACCCCGGGACTCCAGCCCTCTGTGTAAAGGTGCCCACTCAACACCTCCCCTTGGGAGTCTCTGGAACATTTGTGACATGGACAAAAACGGACTCTTCTTATTCCACCTGAAAATTCCTCCTAAAGTTGACTTTGCCCATTTTAGTTGATGAGGCATCCATCCTTCCTAACAAGCCCAGAAACCTGAAGTCATCCCCAATTCTTCCTATCAGCCCACTTCCTTAGTCCCTCACTCTCCATTACATAAGACATGGACAGTGCAAcactgtaaatcatctatacttcaattaaaaatatactgatacattttaaaaaataaataaaacacggGCAGCTCTAGTTCAAAACACATGCAGAAAACAACCACTCCCTACTTCCATAGCCACCACTCGGGTGTAGCCACCACCAACATTCACCTAGATGACTGCAGAAATTCCCCTCAGGTCTCCCTGCCTTCACTCACACCCTTGTCTGTCTTTTATTCTGCAGCCAGAGGGAATCTGTTAAAACATGAGTCATAGCACCTTCCTCCTCTGCTTCAAACCTTCCCTACCTCCCATCAACCTGAGATGAGAGAACCAGGACCTCAGGCTATCATTCAAGGCCTGATACCTGTGAACCCCTATCCCAGCTCCCCATTCCCACCAGATATAACAGAGACCTGCAGTCCCCTGAACATCCCACCTCAGTATCACCTGCAACTGTCTGAACATTCAGAATCCTGAATGTAGTCAGGACTCTCTGCCACATCTTACCCCATCAGTTGTCAGAAATGGAACTGTTCTATATAACCTGGCACTAAATATAGGATCCTGGGCCTGGTGAAAGCACAGGGTCTACAGaggcaagagagaaaaaagggataGAAGTCCTGGGACACTACCATTCCCTGAGGGCATACAGATCAGGATGATAAAACTATCAGGGTGATAATTGGGATGGGTGAGAGGTGGGACCCCTCCACTCACCTGTACAGGGTCCATAAGCATTTCTGCCACTGCCATGGGACCCTGGGGGAAGAAGGAACCCATGTGAAATGGGTAACAGTGGCAGGATCCTACAGCAGAGCTTGACCACCACTTCTGCCCTACCCTGGTGTAATAGGATCTCAGCCTGAGAGTCTAAGCTCAGTTCCTCACAAAACAGTATTGTCTCTTACTAGCTGAGTGACATTGGAGAAGGGTTAAACCTCCGTGAGcctcagggaaaagaaaaagtttatgaAGATAAGAATGCTTCCAACCTCACAGGGGTCATATTGTTATCTAACGTACGGAGTACATACCATGTGTCAGCTATGACTGACCATAGGAACAACGGTTTTGTATGCATTTTCAGTGCAACTGAAGTGATACAGTTTTGAAATCTGGGGTCTTTACTTTTACTGCTTTTTTAAGATCTCAGAGGATGTCATATATAAAACTTTGCATTGTAAgcaaatacctagagataaatcaATGCCAAGCCAATTACAAAGTGTTTGCATAAATTTAACTGAGTGAACAGGCTCATTTCTAATTGCCTGTGTGTATTTAGAGGGATATTGATTAATTAgtgtttaaattaattttcatacaTTCTTAAGTTAATGAGTTGTCGGGAGGGGCTGAGCAGGCAGGTCAGCTATAAGTTCATTCAGCAACCAGGCCTACCCACTAAATAATCCTCAAAAGGGAGCAGGGGATCATCCCTCTTGCCCTGAGGGGTGGAGGTGAGTTGGCAGTGCCCTCGTCTAGGACCCACTGGCTGCACCAGCCTGGCTGAGTGGCCCTGAGGGTCGGCAGAGCCTGCAGTGGAGAATCCACACCAGCACACACTGCAGGCTCCACAGAAGGGAAGCTCCTTACCCCATCCAGGCCCCCCTTTCTACAGACACAGGCCAGAAGCCCTCCTATGTCAGGTCTGCTCTTTTCTGGAGGGAGCATCAGGGATGCCAGCACCCAGCCCTCATGTCCTCCCTTCCAACTCTCAGCCCTCCCTCACCACAGGGCCCATCTCATGTAACAATCTTaagcgtccctggtggcgcagtggttgagaatctgcctgccaatgcaggagacacggctttgagccctggtccgggaagattccacatgccgcggagcaattaagcccgtgtgccacaactactgagcccgcgctctacagcccgcgagccacaactactgagccctcgtgctgcaactactgaagcccgcgcacctagagcccatgctccgcaagaagagaagccactgcaatgagaagcccacgcaccgcaactaagagtagcccctgctcgccacaactagagaaagcctgcgtgaagcgacaaagactcaatgcagccaaaaataaaataaaaacaacaa
Proteins encoded in this region:
- the LOC133078534 gene encoding LOW QUALITY PROTEIN: zinc finger protein 548-like (The sequence of the model RefSeq protein was modified relative to this genomic sequence to represent the inferred CDS: inserted 1 base in 1 codon), with translation MQFWQDRVVFEDVAVYFSQEEWGLLDEAQRHLYHAVMTENFALVTSLGCWHGAQDEEAPSEQSVSVGMSEVGTPKPDPSTKKAQPYEMCDPLSKDLLHLPEHDGMYPDEGLYICGANLFQQQKEQIRDKLSRRDEGQPSFLTNSSIHSAERTLTCSRDGKDFPGSTGLLQQPAPHSAGKPHRDTECGEAFASGQSDYRCTQCGKAFHQKQILVEHQKIHTGVRPYECSKCGMAFIRKFHLVQHQRIHTGERPFQCSECGKCFRYNSTLISHQRVHTGLSPFECSKCGEFFKYNANFLKHQRKHNGERPYECRECGKFFRYNYRLIRHGRVHSGERPYKCSECGKFFRYSSTFIRHQRVHTSERPYKCNECGKFFRYNSTLIKHQRVHTGERPYECTECGKFFRYTSTLIRHQRVHTVERPYECSLCGEYFKSKSKLIKHWQNHTGERPYECSECGKAFRYHCRLTRHKRVHSGERPFECSECGKFFRYNSNLIKHWRNHTGERPYECRECGKAFSHKHILVEHQKIHTGERPYECSRCQKAFIRKSHLVHHQKIHTXRQYECCECGEFFRYNSNLMKQRIHSGKGLMKGPTV